Below is a window of Streptomyces genisteinicus DNA.
GGTTCGTCCCCGGCGGACACTCCGGGGGCGGTACGCGGCCCGGTCCGGGCCGGACCCGCGACGGGCACCGGTCACAACGAGACAAATTCCGGGGCGCTCTGTCGCGGCCGGAACTGGCCACCTACGCTGATCTGCGCAGTCGGTTCGCAGCGTCGGCCAGGCGTTGCGTCGCAAGAGGGAACCCGGTGGGAATCCGGGACTGTCCCGCAGCGGTGAGTGGGATCGAAAGCCGTCATCAGCACTGGGGTCGTGCGGGACCCCGGGAAGCGACGGCCGGTAGGCGCCGGCCCGGGCATCCGCCCGTCCGGCACGCCCACGAGTCCGAAGACCTGCCACTGCGCGCGTGCCGACGGCACGCGCTCTTCACAGCGGCCTCGTGGGGTGGGCCGGTGGTGCGCTGCGACGGCGCGCTCACGCGCGTGTGCTCTCGCCGCCCCCGAACCCTCGGGCCCGGCCGACGAGAGAAGGGGACACGGCGTGACCACCGCACAGATCGACGCCCGGCCCGTGCCGGCCCGGACGTCCGGGCGCACCCCGTGCTGACGGCCGGCCCCCCGCCGCCGGGACGCGGCTTCGCCGGCGTCTGCCACGGCACACTCGGAGAGCTCTACCAGGGGCCGCTGAGATCGGGCCCGGACCCCGACATCGCCGTGGTGTCCTTCCCGGTCGACCGCTACTCCTGGGTGTACTTCACCCCGGATGCAGCGCCCCCGCCCGGCTCTCCGGCCCCGGTCCCGTCCGCGCCCGCGTCCCCGCCCCGTACCGAAGCGCTGCCCGTGCCCGCCCCCGAAGCCGTCACCGGCCCCCGCCCGGGACCGCTCGGCGAGAAGACGCGGCACGCCGTGCGCCTCCTGCTGGAGCGCACCGGGCGCGCCCTGCCGCCCGGACGCCTCAGCGCGTACAGCGAACTCACCGTGGGGGCGGGCATGGCGAGTTCGACCGCCGACATCGTGGCCGCGCTGCGCTGCCTGTTCCGCGTCCTCTCGCTGCCCGAGGACCCGGCGGCCGTCCGGGACGTGCTGGCCGCCATCGAGCGCGCGGACAGCGTCTTCCTCGACGAGTTCGCCCTCCATCTCAGCGCACGGCACACGGTGGTGCGCCGACTGGGCACCGGAGTCGTCTTCCACACCGCCTACGTGACGGAGCCGGGCACCGTCGACACCGCGTCGACCACCCCGGTGCTGCTGCGGCACTACCGGCGCCGCGGCGACGAGTACGAGCGCTGCCTCACCGACCTGCTCAAGGGCTTCTCCACCCGGGACGCCCCCGCCGTCGCCCGCGCGGCCACGGCCAGTGCCGTGCTCTCCCAGGAAGTCCTGCCCAAGCACACGTTCGCCGCCGTCCTGGCGCACCGCGACGAGTTCGGCGCCGACGGCGTCTTCGTCGCGCACACCGGCTCCCTGGTCGGCTACCTGTTCGCCCGCCGGCCCGCTCCGTCGCTCAGAGGGGAACTCTCCGCCTTCTTCCGCTCACTCGGACACCAGTGCTCTTTCGCCCAAGGAGGCCTCGCGTGATCCACCCGCACGTCGCAGACGCCGTCAAGCGTCCCGACCTGGTCCGTCTCACGGACTCCGTGGTACTGCTCCGGTTCGAGTCCATGAAGATCTACTCCGCGCTCGGCGCCGTCCGGCACCTGCTGGAACGCGGCACGGTCGTACCGGGCCAGACGCTCGTCGACAGTTCCAGCGGCATCTACGCCTACGCCCTCGCGCTGGCCTGCCACCGGTACGGCATGCGGTGCCACATCGTGGCGTCCACGACCGTGGACGCCACCACCCTGGCCCAGCTGGAGATCCTGGGCGCCACGGTCGAGCAGGTCCGGCCCACGGAGAACCTCAAACTGGACCAGGAGTTACGGGTGCGGCGCGTGCGGGCGTACCTGGCGGAGCGCCCGGACGCCCACTGGATGCGCCAGTACCACGACGACGTGCACTACCTCGGCTACCGGGAGGTGGCCGACCAGATCGCCGAGGCCCTGCCCGGCCGGCCCCTGACGGTCGTCGGGGGAGTGGGCTCGGGCGCCTCGACCGGGGGGCTCGTCGAGCACCTGCGGCGGCGCGACCCCTCCGTGCGGCTGGTGGGCGTACAGCCCTTCGGCAGTGTGACCTTCGGCAGCCAGGACCACCACGACCCGGAGGCGATCATCGCGGGCATCGGCTCGTCGATCGTCTTCGACAACGTGCGCCACCAGCTGTACGACGCGCTGCACTGGATGGACTTCACCCACGCCATGGCGGGCACCGTCGCCCTGCTGCGCGAGCACGCGGTCTTCGCCGGGCTCTCCACCGGAGCCGCCTACCTCGCCGCCGTCCACGAGTCCGGGTGCCTGCCCGGCCGGCTGCACCTGGTGATCGGCGCCGACACCGGGCACCGGTACGTCGAGCGCGTCCACCGCCGCCACAACGAGGCCCTCGACCCGGCGGAACTCAAACCCGTCGAGATCGGCGCCCCCGAAGAGATGGCCATGCCCTGGTCGACCATGGCGTGGAACCGGACCCCCTGCCCCGCACAGTGGAAGGACGCGGCAGCGTGACCCTGGTCAGCCTCGAATCCCTCTCCTTCGGCCTGGGCCATCTGGTCCGCGCCACCGACGCGCTGGGCGAGCGGCTGCGGCTGCTGACCCGCGATCCGTCGTACTACCGCTACGAACTGGACCGGCTGCCGGCGGACGCGCTCGAGGTGACCGTCGTGGACACCTTCGACACCGAGGCCGTCGCCGCCCTGCTCGCGTCGACCCCGGACCTGCGGGGGCTCATCGGCTCCACCGACACCTGGACGGAGGTCGCCGCGGAGCTGACGGCCCGCTTCGGTCTCCCCGGCCTGGACCCCGCCGTGCTGCGCCGGACGCGCGACAAGGCGGCGGTGCGCGACCTGCTGCACGCCGCGGGGCTCGCCCGCTCCCGGGCGGTCCGGGCGGGCGACCCGGCCGGCGGGTTCGCGGCCCGGGTCGCCAAGGAGACGGGGTTCCCCGCCGTCGTCAAGGACACCGCCGGGACAGGCAGCCAGAACGTGTGGCTCGTACGCGACGAGCCCGCCCTCGAAGCCGCCCTGCGGGAGGCCACCGGCCGCACGCTCAAGGGCGGCCTCTTCGCCGAGCCCCACCTCGCCGGGCCCGTCTACAGCGCCGAATCCCTGACCTGGGAAGGGACCACCCGGCTGCTCGGCGTCTCCAGCCGGCTCATGTCGCCCGAGCCGCGGTTCCGCGAGGAGATCACCGCCTTCCCCGTGGCCTTCCCCGGGCAAACGGCGGCGGAACTGGAACGCTGGCTCGGCGGCGTCCTCGCGGCGGTGGGATACACCGACCGGTTCGCCCACGTGGAGTTCGCCCTGACCGCCCACGGCCCCGAGGTGATCGAGATCAACCCGCGCATCGGCGGCGCACTCGTCGGCGAGGGGATGTGCCGGGCACTCGGGTACAACGTCTACGAGGCCGTGGCGGAGACGGCGCTCGGCCGGCGGCCCCGGCTGATGGACGCCCGCCTGCCCGGCGGCCCGGCGGTGGCCTTCGTCCTCGGCTACCCCGCACGACCCGGCGTGTTCACCGGGGTCGACGGCCTCGACCGGCTGGCGGACCTGCCGGGCTCACCCGCCTGGTACCCCGTCAGAGAGGTCGGCGACCGCATCGAGCACCTCGACGACAGCCGCGGGTACGCGGGCATCGTCTACGCCGAGGCGGAGACCGCGGAACTGGCCACCCACCGCGCCGTGGCGGCCGCCAACACCGTACGGGTGCTCACGGAGGAGGTCCCCGAGGAGCGTCCGGTCCGTGGCTGACCGCACGGGCCCGCCGCTGCGGCGGGCGCTCACCTCCTTCACCGGCCCGCTCCGCTTCCTGCTGCTGAGTTCGTTCCTCATCCCGCTCGGCAGCTTCATGGTCCTGCCGTTCATGTCGGTCTTCCTGCACGAGCGCCTCGGCATGGGACTCGGCACGGTCGGCGTGGTCCTCGCCGCGGCATCCCTGGTGCAGTTCTCCGGGGGTGTCGTCGGGGGAGCGGTGGCGGAGCGCATCGGGCTGCGCAGGACGATGACCCTGGCCCTCGTCATCCGGACCGCGGGGTTCGTCGGACTGCTCGCCGCGCTGCGCTGGCCGCCGCTCGCCGTGGGGGCGCTGATCCTCACCTGCTGCGGCGCGGCGCTGTACCTGCCGGCGAACAAGGCGTACCTCGTGGACGGCGTCGACGAGGAACGGCGGCCGGTGTTCCTGTCGGCGGGCAACGCGGCGCTCAACGCGGGGATGGCCGTGGGCCCGCTGGTCGCCGGTCCGTTCGTCCTCTCCTCACCCGCCCCGCTGTTCCTCGCGGTCACCGCACTGTTCGCGGTGGTGACCCTGGGACACGCACGGCTGCCGGCGTCCTCCGGCGGGGACCGGCCCGCGGCCGACGGGCCCCGGCCCGGCATCCTCGACGGCATCGCCGTACTGCCCTTCGCCGCCAACGCGATCGCCTTCCACCTCTACTTCCACTTCCAGCACTATCTCGCCGTGTACGCGGTGGAACGGGCCTCCGCGTCGTTCTACAGCCTGGTGCTGCTGCTCTGCTTCCTGCTGGTCATCGTCGTGCAGCCGCCCGCCTCGGGCCTGATCCGGCGGATGCCGTACCCCGTGGCCCTCGCCGTGGGGTTCGCGGGACTCGGGGCGGGGCTCGCGGTGCTCTCCCTCGGGACGCGGCCCGCGCTCCTGGCCGGCGGGGCGCTGATCACCCTCGGCGACATCGTGCTCTTCCTGAAGAACGACCTGGAGGCGCTGGCCCGCAGCCCGCGTTCCGACGCGGTCGTCTTCGGGCAGCAGCGGCTCGCCGCCGGTCTCGGGGCCTGCGCGAGCGGGCTGCTGGGCGGCCTGCTCTACGGGTACGCCGAACGGGGCGGTGACACCGGCCTGTTCTGGCTGCTGGCCGCCGCCCAGTGCCTCGTGCTGCCCCTGCTCCTGCTCCCCCTGCGCCGCACGGCGGGACCGGTGCCGCCCGCAGGCGCCGCGACCGGAGGCGAATGCGGCACCGCGGCCGGCGCCGCCGATGCCCACGACACCACCGGTGCCGGCACCACCGGCGCCGGCGCAACCACCGATCCCGCCCGCCACCGACAGACAAAGGACCACGATTCGCGATGACGGACACCGGCGGATTCCAGGACGACGACTTCTGGACCGAGTTCTACGACTTCCTCTTCTCCGAGCAGCGCTGGACCCAGGCCGAGGACCTGCTCGGCACCTCCCCGCTGCTCTCGATCCCCGCGGGCGCCCGCGTGCTCGACCTGTGCTGCGGACCCGGGGTGTTCACGATCCCGCTGGCCCTGCGCGGCGCCGACGTCACCGGGGTGGACCGCAGTCCGGTCCTCCTGGAGCGGGGCCGCAAGCGGGCCGCCGACACGGGCGCCGCGCCCCGGTTCGTGGAGGCGGACGTCCTGGACTACCGGCCCGACGGTCCCTACGACGTCGTGCTCAACATGTTCACCTCCTTCGGCTACTTCGAGGACCCGGCGGACAACGCCCGCGTCCTCGAGACCATGCACGACGCGCTGGCGCCCGGCGGCTCGCTCGTGCTCGACCTGGCGGGCAAGGAACTGCTCGCGCGCAGGGTCGAGCCCCCCAAGGTGGTACGGCGCGGCGAGGATCTGCTCGTGCAGACGGACACGGTGCTGGACGACTGGGCCCGGCTGCGGAGCGACTGGGTGCTGGTGCGGGGGGAGCGGGTGACCCGGGCGAGCCTGGTGTGGTTCGTCTACAGCGCCGTCGAACTCCGCGCCATGCTGCGGGAGGCGGGATTCGGCGAGATCGAGGTGTACGGCGGCTTCGACGGCCGCCCCTACGACCAGGACGCGGAGCGACTCGTGCTGCGGGCGGTCCGCACGGCGTGAACGGCCGGGCACGCCCGGCCGGACCGGACACCGGAGGGCGTCACCGCACCCGGCGGAGCGACGACGCGTGACCGCACCCGGGGGAGTCCCGACGGCGTGACCGCACCTGGGGGAGTCCCGAGGGCGTGACCGTACCCCGGCGCGGTCCGTTCCGACGGCGCCGGGGCGCACGGCCCGTGACGTGCGCCCTTTGCCCACCCTGCGGCAGACCATAGGATCAGCAGGTCATCACCGCGACGGGAGACAGGAAGCCGGTGCGAATCCGGCACGGTCCCGCCACTGTGACCGGGGAGCGGACCCCTTCATGTGCCACTGCGCCAGCGCGGGAAGGCCGGGGAACGCCGATCCGGGAGTCAGGACACTGGCCTGTCGCGGGTCCGATCCGAGGAGCGCGGACTCCGCAGGAGGCTTCACGTGTACGACGGCACGCCCCGTCCCTTCGCCCTGCCCACTTCCAGGTCCGGCCGCCGCGCCCTGCGCGCGGCCGGCGCCGCCGCGGCGCTGTCCGCGGTCCTGCTCACCGGCTGCGGGGGGCCGGACCGCGCGGGGCAGGACAAGCCGGCGGCGACGGCCGCCGACGGCTTCCCCCTCACGGTGGAGAACTGCGGGGTCCGCACCACCTACGACGCGCCGCCCTCGCGGGTCGTCACCATTCACCAGCACCCGGCCGAACTGATGCTCTCGCTCGGACTCGGCGACCGCATGGTCGGCACCGCCTTCCCGGACTCCGCCGTCCTGCCCGAACTGCGCGAGAAGTTCGAGGCGATCCCCGAACTGGCCGCGAAGGAGCCCTCGTTCGAGACGATCCTCGACGCCGAGCCCGACTTCGTCTACGGCGGATACGGCAGCGCCTTCGCCGAGAACGAGGGCCGCTCCCGCGAGGCGTTCGAGGACGCGGGGATCCACACCCACCTCAACCGCGAGTACTGCGGGAAGAAGCAGGTGTCCATGCAGGACACCTACGACGAGATCGGCGCCATCGGCGAGCTGTTCGGCGTGCAGGACCGCGCCGACGCCCTCGTCGCCGACCTCAGGAGCCGGGTGACGGCCGCGTCGAAGGCGGTGGACGGCGAGCGCGAGGTGTCCGTCTTCGTCTACGACAGCGGGGACAAGAGCGCCTTCACGGCGGGCGGCAAGAGCCTCGGCACCGAGGTCATCCGCCTCGCGGGCGGGCGGAACGTCTTCGCCGACCTCGACGACGTCTTCGGCGACGTCTCCTGGGAGCAGGTCGTCGCCCGCAAGCCCGAGGTCATCGCGATCTACGACTACGCCGGAGCCGGGAACGTCGAGCAGAAGAAGCGGTTCCTGCTCTCCCAGCCCGCGCTCGCGGACGTCCCCGCGGTGAAGAACGAGCGCTTCGTCGTCCTCCCGCTGACCGCCACCCTGGTCGGCGTGCGCGCGCCGTACGCCGTCGAGGACCTGGCACGGGGCCTGCACCCCAAGCGGTTCCCGTGACCGCCCCCGCCGGACAGACCGCGGTGAAGGCGCCGCCCGCGCAGGCGGCCGGCGGCGACGGGAACCGGCGGATCGCCTTCGGGCCCGCCGTGCTCCTCCTCACCGTCCTGCTCCTCGCCTCGATGACCGCGGGCATGGCCATCGGCTCCGTGCGGGTCCCGGCCGGACAGGTGTGGGGCATCGTCCTCCACGCCCTGGGCCTGGACTGGCCGGACGCCACCTGGTCCGCGGCCCGCGAGACCATCGTGCTCGACGTCCGCGCGCCGCGGGTGCTGCTCGGCGCCGTCACCGGCGCGGGACTCGCCCTGATCGGCGCCGCGCTCCAGGCCCTCGTGCGCAACCCGCTCGCCGAGCCCTATCTGCTCGGCGTCTCCTCGGGAGCGTCGCTCGGCGCCGTCGCGGTGATCGTCTTCGGGGTGCAGGTGTTCGGGCACCTCTCCCTGTCGGCCGCAGCCTTCGCGGGCGCCCTGCTGACCCTGCTCCTCGTCTACACGACGGCCCGCAGCGGCGGCAGGATCACCACCACCCGGCTGGTGCTGTCGGGCGTGGCGTACGCCCTGGTGCTCACCGCGCTGATGAACCTGCTGCTGCTCACCAGCGACCGGGGCAACGAGGCGCGCGCCGTGCTCGCCTGGACCATGGGCGGTCTCGGCGGAGTGCGGTGGGGGACACTGTGGCTGCCGGCCACCGCGCTCCTGCTCGGCCTCGGCGTCCTGCTGCTCCAGGCACGCTCGCTGAACCTGCTGTCGGCGGGCGAGGAGGCGGCGACGACGATGGGCCTGGACGTGGCCCGGTTCCGGGCACGCCTCTTCGTGCTGGTGTCGCTGCTGACCGGCGTCCTCGTCGCGGCCGCGGGCCCGATCGGCTTCGTCGGGCTGATGACGCCGCACATCGTGCGGCTCTTCGTGGGCGGCGACCACCGCAGGGTGCTGCCGGCGGCGGCGCTCGGCGGCGCCGTCTTCCTGCTCTGGGCCGACATCGCCGCCCGTACCGTGGCCGCGCCGGCGGAGCTGCCCGTCGGCGTGCTGACGGCGCTCACCGGCGGGCCGTTCTTCCTCTGGCTGATGCGCCGCCAGGCCCGCCGCACCACGGACGGGGGCCCCGCGTGAAGGGCAGCGCACTGGCCGTCGAAGGCGTCACGCTCACCGCGGGGGCGCGGCGTCTGGCCGACGACGTGTCCCTCACCGCGGGCCCGGGCGAGGTGGTCGGCGTGATCGGCCCCAACGGGAGCGGGAAGTCCAGCCTGCTGCGCTGCGTCTACCGCATCCTGCGCCCGGCCGCGGGGAGCGTACGGGTCGACGGCGCCGACACCTGGGAGCTTCCCGTGCGCCAGGTGGCACGGACCCTGGCCGCAATGGTGCAGGACGCCGCGACGGATGTGGACCTCGCGGTGCGCGAGGTGGTGGCCATGGGCCGGGCACCCCACAAGCGCCTCCTCGACGGGGACACCGCCGACGACCGCCGTCTGGTCGACACCTCCCTGGCCGATGCGGACGCCCTCCACCTCGCGGACCGGGCCTTCGACCGGCTCTCCGGCGGCGAGCGCCAGCGGGTCCTGGTGGCGCGCGCGCTGGCCCAGCAGCCCTCCCTGCTGGTCCTGGACGAACCCACGAACCATCTGGACATCCGGCACCAGCTGGAGATCCTGGGCCTGCTGCGCCGCCTGCCCGCCACCGTCCTGGTGGCACTGCACGACCTCAACCTCGCCGCGGCGTTCTGCGACCGTCTGTACGTGCTGCACGACGGCCGCGTCGTCACGTCGGGCCCGCCCGCCGGCGTGCTCACCCCCGCACTGCTCCGCGAGGTCTACGGGGTGGAGGCGGAGGTCGCCGTCCACCCCCGCACCGGGGCGCCGCAGGTCACCTTCCTGCCCGGTGGCCTGCCCGCCGGGCAGGGATCGGATCAGCCGGCCTCGTGAGCGTGGGGCGTCGCGGCCGGCGGCTCCGCCGGCCGCGGCCGGCCCCCGTCGCGGCCCGACACCGTGACCACCAGGATGCCGACGACGACGGCGAGGACGACGGCCCGGCCCGCGGCACGCAGGACCCAGCCGGCTGCCCGCCGCCCCCCGCGAGGGCTCCCGAGCCGCTCCGACCGCCGGGCCGGCCGCAGCAGCCGGACCAGGAGCAGCCCGGCCACGGGCAGTTGCAGCAGCCACAGGACCGTGCGGGGCCAGTCCCCGTACCAGACGTTGGTGCCGTACAGCAGGGTGTGCCAGACGCTGAGGACGTAGACGACGATCACGAACCGGTGCAGGCGGCGCCAGGTGTTGGCGCCGATGCGGTGCCGGACGTAGAAGAGGAGCCCGAGGGGTACGGCGAGGTAGAGGGCGGCCTGTCCGATGGGGATGGCAAGCCGGCCGGTGCCGGAGTCGTACCAGCCGGGGACGAAGCTGTCCGCGAATCCGGCCCAGATGCGTGCGGCCCACCCCAGCGCGGCCTCGTAGCGGACGAGTTCGGCCATGAACATCAGCGCGTGCGCCGCCATCAGGGCCATGGTGGTCAGGCTGGTGGTGCGGTGCCAGCGCTCCAGGGTGGCGCGGGACACCGGCAGCCGGCCGGCGCCCGGTCCGGACACGACGAGCCCGAGCATGACCGTCCCCCAGGCCCAGAGCAGCGCCGACCAGCCGAACGCCTGGCTGAGCAGGTACATCCAGTACGTGGCCGGGTCGTCCATGAAGGGCATCACCGCGACGGTGTCGCCCTCGCCCGCTCCCATCCGGAGGTACAGGAAGAGGAACACCGCTCCGGTGACGACGACGGCGGCCGCCGCGTCGGGCAGCGCGGCCCGCAGGTCGCCGCGGAGGGTGACGCGCCCTCCGGACCGGTCGCCGGGCCCGGTCGCCGTACCGGACCCGTCGGTCCGCGGCGTCACCTCGTGCTGCATCCACCGGCCTCCCGCGTCAGCACGCTCGTGTGTGCCCAGGAACTCCAGTGTGACGCAGGTGACATGTGGTGCAGAGGCCCGATCCGGTCAGAACGGCGGTCCGCCTCCGCCCGGTGGCCGGAATCCGACGCCGGCCGTCCGGGACCGGACGCGGCGCAGGCGCACGCCCCCGGGCCGGCCGCTCACCCCCGCGGCGGGGCCTCGCCCGCGCCGCCGCGCGCCGCGGCCAGCGCGGCTCTGACCTCCCGCGTCACGCGGGCGGCGTCCTCCGGGTTGTTCACCACGTCCGTGCTGTTCATGTCCACGACCAGCACCTCGCCGGCCGAGTAGTGCAGGCGCACCCAGTCGTCGTAGCCGGACCACAGCGTCCGGTAGTACTCCACGAGGCCCTCGTCCTGCTCGAAGTCGCGGCCGCGCAGTCCGATGCGGTGCAGCACCGTCGAGAAGTCCGCCGTGAGGTAGACCATGAGGTCCGGCGCCTTGCGGTAGGGCAGGCCGTCGATCTCGCGCAGCATCTCGTCGAGCAGGCCCTCGTAGATCTGCATCTCGAGCGCGCTGATCCTGCCCAGGTCGTGGTTGACCCGGGCGAAGTACCAGTCCTCGTAGATGGACCGGTCGAGGACGCTGTCGGGCCGCTTGTACGCCTCCTTGATCGAGGCGAACCGGGTCCGCAGGAAGTGGAGCTGGAGCAGGAAGGGGTAGCGCTTGGCCTCGATCTCCTCGGGGCTCGCCGTGTAGAAGAGCGGCAGGATCGGATTGTCGTCCACGCTCTCGTAGAAGACGTCGCCGCCCAGCTCCTTGGCGAGCAGTTCGGCCACGCTCGTCTTCCCGATGCCGATCATGCCTCCGACGCAGATCACCGGCGCACCTCACCTTTCCTGATACCTCTGTTCGCGGGCGGGCGCGCCGGTGCTCGTGCACCACCGGTACCCGCAGGCGCTCCCGCACCGCCGGGGTGCGCGCCGACCGGCTCACGCGCCCCGCGGACCGCGAGACCCGCGCCGCGCGGCGCCGGGCCCCGGGAGGGATGCCTGCCGCGGCGGTGGGCCGGGCCGCACCGCGACGCTGCGGGGCGGCGAGCGGCCGCCCCCGCGGCCGTCCTGCATCCTAGAGGACGGCGTGCGCCGGGCCGCGACCCGGAGCGGGCCCGTGCACGCGGGGGCGCGGCGGTGTCCGGCCGGACCGGGGGCGCTCAGCCCTGCCGGGCGACCAGACTGGCGGGGCGCAGATCGGTCCAGTGCTGCTCGACGTACGCGAGGCAGGCCTCACGCGTGTCCTCGCCGAAGACCGTGCGCCATCCGGCGGGGACCTCCGCGAAGGCGGGCCAGAGGGAGTGCTGGTTCTCCTCGTTGACCAGCACCAGGAAGCGTCCCTGCGTGTCCTCGAACGGGTTGGTCGTCATGAGTCTGCTGTTTCCTTCTCGGGTGCGGCGGGTGCGGGTGCGGGTGCGGAAGCCGAAGCGGACGCCGGTGCGGTGGGGCGTCGCGACCGCGTGGACGGCGGGACGGGAGCCGGGCTCAGCCGATCGAGCCCGCGCGCTGGCCGGCCCCCGCCCGGTCGCCGAGGGCGGCGTGCCGGCCGCGCCCGATGATCGAGTCGAGGATCTCGCCGACCCGGACGGCGGTGTTGGAGAGCAGCGACGAGGTGATGCCGTGGGTGTGCTCCGTCCCGCCCTGGAGGTAGATGCCGCACCGCACTCCGGAGCCGGTGGCCAGGCGGTAGTCGCGCTCCACCCGCACGCGGCCGTGCTCGTCGAGGGCGCAGCGGCCGGCGAGTTCGCCGAGCACGCCCAGCGGGTCCGCCGGGCTGTATCCGGTGGCGTAGACGACGACGTCGGCGTCGAGCGCGCTGTCCTCGCCCGTGACGAGGGAGGTGACGGTGACGCGCACGCCGTCCTCGGTCTCCTCGACCCCGGTGACGCGGGAGACGTTGAGGAAGCGGAGCCGCTCGGTGCCGAGCACCTTCTCCCGGTAGGCCTCGCGGTAGAGGTCGTCGATGAGGTCGATGTCGACCACCGAGTAGTTGGTGTTGCCGTGGTAGCCCATCAGCTTGCGCTTGACGGGTTCGGGGGCGGCGTAGTACTCGTCGACGGCCGCGGGGTCGAAGATCCGGTTGGCGAAGCTGCTGTCGTCGGCCGGGCTGTAGCCGTAGCGGGAGAAGACCGCGCACACCTCCGCACCGGGGAAGCGGCGGTGCAGGTAGGCGACGTTCTCCGCCGCGCTCTGCCCGGCCCCCACCACGACGAACCGGGCCGGGTCCGAGGCCGTCAGCGCGTCGACCTTCTTCAGCAGGTCGCTGTTGTGCCAG
It encodes the following:
- a CDS encoding lysine N(6)-hydroxylase/L-ornithine N(5)-oxygenase family protein; the encoded protein is MSQALPDDAPPIHDLIGIGFGPSNVAMALALSEHNAGVGRQEAVTAHFFERQPVFGWHRGMLIDDATMQVSFLKDLVTLRNPASEYSFLCYLRSKGRLIDFVNHKNLFPLRAEFHDYLEWAAAKVDDMVSYGHEVVAVTPVVRDGVVEYVDVTARAGGETVVHRARNLVIGTGLRPRMPDGVERGDRIWHNSDLLKKVDALTASDPARFVVVGAGQSAAENVAYLHRRFPGAEVCAVFSRYGYSPADDSSFANRIFDPAAVDEYYAAPEPVKRKLMGYHGNTNYSVVDIDLIDDLYREAYREKVLGTERLRFLNVSRVTGVEETEDGVRVTVTSLVTGEDSALDADVVVYATGYSPADPLGVLGELAGRCALDEHGRVRVERDYRLATGSGVRCGIYLQGGTEHTHGITSSLLSNTAVRVGEILDSIIGRGRHAALGDRAGAGQRAGSIG
- a CDS encoding MbtH family protein, with amino-acid sequence MTTNPFEDTQGRFLVLVNEENQHSLWPAFAEVPAGWRTVFGEDTREACLAYVEQHWTDLRPASLVARQG